In Pseudobythopirellula maris, the genomic stretch AATCACCGTACTGGCCTCCCGGGTAGCCCCACTGGTGAGATCCGTCTTCCCCCGGATCGGTGGCGAACTCGAACAGGTCAAAGACCGTTTGGCCTTCCATGTAAGGCTGGATGTAGGCTGACCAAGAACTCCCCTCGCCCATCAACGCCCCGGGAGGGAGCTTCCTGTTGGTCCCTTCGTAGTTGAGCAGCGCCAGACCGATCTGCTTCTGTTGGCTAGTGCATTGCGACCGCCGGGCGGCTTCGCGGGCGGCTTGCACGGCGGGCAACAGCAGCGCCACCAAGATGCCGATGATGGCGATCACCACGAGCAATTCGACCAGCGTGAAACCCTGTAGTTCCGTGCGGCTTCGCGGGGAGGCGTAGCGTGCTGACAGGGACATTGAAGAACTCCTTGTTAGTTGGGGGGGTGATCCGAGCATCCACTCGGTCATTCTGACGCCGACGGCTCGAGACCGTGGGGCGTTCAAGCGCAAGATGTTTGACGAACTCGCCGGGTGTTCACACACGCAGCGGCGTTGCTTCGCCCGTTCGCCCAGCTTCGCGCCGGCGGCGCCGACCGGCGGCCGCCAGGCCGGCGAGCAGCAACGACAGCGAGCCGGGCTCGGGCACCAGTTGGCCAGCGATCAGCCGCGCGGCGGCGGTGGCCGTCGAGGGGCTGGCGTTATGCAGGATCGCCCAGTCCGACAGGTCGACCCGGCCGTCGTAGTTAAAGTCGCCCATGCCACGGGTCTCGAGGTCGCCGACCACGAACGTTTGCTCCACGTTGTAGGCGTCGGTCCACTCGAGCTCTTTGACGGACATCCAGTTGGCGGCGAACAGGTGGGCGTCGGCGAGCGTGACGTCGTCGTCGCCGTCGAGGTCGCCGGCGGTGGTCGGCTTGAACGCGGCGGCGTAGCCGTTGTCGTTCTCGAACACGTAGTCCGGGAACAGGTTGTCCGCGTTCTGGCCCATGACGAACATCTCGAGGTCGTCGACCACGCCGTAGAAGAAGTGATCGTTGCCGTACGCCGGGCTGCCGGTGTTGGCGCCAACAACCAGCGGGCTGACGTCCAACCCGCCCGGATCGGGCGCCGGCTCGTCGCTCGTGACGTCTTCCTCGATGTTGTACTTTCCGAGCGCGGCGGCGGTGGCCACGCCATTGATGTACAGGATCGAGCCGCTGCCGGGGCCGAATTCACGCACGACCGACAGGTGGGTCCACTGGCCGACCTCGGCCGTCACGCCGCTCGGGTAGTCGAAGACGTTCTCGAAATCCGAGGCCGGCTGGCCGTTGAGCGTGGCGAGGGCCTCAATCCGCTCGCGGTCGTAGGCGTACCGCATGGCGAACTCGCCGTCGGTGTTGATCATCACGCCGTGCTGGTTGGTGTCCATCACGATGTGGGCCTCTTCGCCGGTGTCGATCGCCGTCGGCTTGACCCACAGCTGGAAGCCGCGGTCGCTGATCAGGTCGTAGTTGATCGTGCCGCCTTGCTCGTAGACGGACGAGGGCGAGTACTGCGGGTAGTTGAGCGCTTCGCGGTAACCGGTGTGGAGGTACTGCTTGCTGAAAGCCGACCCGGGGCCGCTCGGGTTGAGCGCGATCCCCAGTCCGCTCGACGCCGGCGCGTTCGAGCCGGCGAGCATGTCGGGCCGGTCGCTGACGGCCACGTACTTCGGCACGCCGATCGTCGGGACGGGCCCCTGGGGCAAGAGCGAGATGATCTGGTTCATGCCCGTGTCGCCCGCGCTGTCGATCGAGATGCCCCCGGGGGAGTTCTGACCGACCACGCCACCGGCCGTGGCGTTCTCTCGTGAGTCGTCGCCGAACGTGTAGTCACGGTCGAGTGTCACCTGGGCCTCGGCCTGCGGCGCCGCGACGCCGGCGAGGGCCGCGGCCGCAACGACGACCGGCGTCGCCCGACGGCGCACGGCGGCTAGCGCCGTGGCAGCCAAGGCAAGCAGCGCGGCCGATCCCGGCTCGGGGACCGCCGAAGACGGCCCACTGACCGCGGCGCGGGCGCCGTAGTTCTGCACCCAGCGGTCGTAGTCGGCGATGTCGACGCCATTCTGGCCGTCGCCGTTGTTGCTCAACGCGTTCTCGTTGGGATCGCCGAGGTTGTCTCGCCACACGGTGAAGTCGGCGGCGTCGACCGATCCGTCGTTGTTGTAATCGCCAGCCAGACCGGCCGAGGCGTCGTAGAAGTACTCCACGTCCTCCGGAGCGACCTCGACAAGGTCGCCCGTGTCCAGCAGGTATGAGAACCGCACGTCGCGGTCCTCGGGGCTCGTGAGCGTGTCGAAGATCACGCCGAGCGGCGCCGAGTTGACCACACCGGGCGTGGTCGAGGTTTCGTCGGCGAACGCCGTGTCGCCAAACAGGAAGGCGTCGGCGAACAGGTGGTCCGAGGTCTCGGCGTCGGAGAGGCTCTCCCACTGCTCTCCCTCGGAGTCGCCCGCCGTGGCGCCGGCGTCCGGGCCGTCGGCCGGGTCGAGGTCGGCGCCGGCCAAGCCGGTCGCCAGGTCGCCCCGCAGCACGCCGTTCTCGCTCTCGACGCCGAGGTACTCGATCGCGGTGGTGATCGAGTCGTCCGCCTCGAGGAAGCCCTCGCCGTTGTAGGTGTTGATCCGCAACTTCAGCGGGTTCGACGGCACCGCGACCGAGATGTTGTCGATCGCCCACCACCAGTCGTTCCACGCCCCGGTCATGCCGAACTCGAGCTGCAGCTCGGTCGCCGAGCCGTCGTACATCAGGTCGATGCCCGACACCCGCTCGTTCTCTTGACTGGGGTCGTAGGTCGGCGAATCGGGGTCCGACTCACGGCGGAAGACCTCTTGGAACAGTCCCCCATCGAAGCTGACGTTCACGTGAGCCGTTTGGTTGTTGTTCTCGTCGAGATCGTCTTCGAACTCATTGCCACGCCAAGACGAATCGAACGACAGCTTGATCCGCCCGGCCGGGGTTCCCGCCGGGATCGAGATCGTGGGGGTCGTCACAAAGGCGTCGTACAGGTCGTCCGGCGTGAAGCCTTGGGCGATGTCGTCGCGTTGCGGGAGGTTCGGGTCCGCGATCAGCAGCGGATCGGGGTCGGTGTCGTCCCACTCGTCGGGGTCGGCCACCATCACCACGCCGCTGCCACGGGTGAAGTCGCTGCGGCCCTGGTCGTCGGCCTCGAACCACGCCGCCTTGTCGACAAACGCCCAGTCGGCCCAGTCCGAGATGCCGTCGGTCTTCGGGTCGACGCCGGCGTAGGCGGGGCCGACGCCGGGGACGTCGTCGTTCGCGTTCGTGTTGTTCCAGGCGCCGTAAATCGGGTTCGTGAAGGTGTTGGTCCACACCTCGTCGCCGTCGACGTCCTCTTCCTGGAAGGCGCCGAGAACCGCGCTCTCGAAGTCTTCCTCGTACAGCTTCAGCTGAGCGCTGGCCGTGCCGCAGCAGCAGGCGATCGCCAAGACCGCCGCGAGCGGAGCCGCGCGACGCAGGCCGCGAGGCGCCAGCACCGCTGCAACGGCGAACAGCGCGAGGACCAGGGCCCCCGGCTCCGGCGCCGACAGGGCGGCAGCGAAGGCGCCCTCGCCGTTCGCCGCGTCGAACGACGACTGGAACTGCTGGAAGTCGAGCGAGTCGTGCCGCTCGTCGTCGTTCAGGTCGCCCAGGGCGTAGCGCTCGGCGCGGGTCTTGCCGAGCATGCTCTTGCCGAAGCCGGTTTTGAACTTCTCCCAATCGAGCAGGTCGATCTTGCTGTCGTAGTTCAGGTCCAGGAACTCGTAAGAAGTCGGTTCGATGACGCCCTCATCGTTCTCTTGCTCGTTGCCGATGAACTCAACAAGGCCGGGGATCGGCTCGTCGCTGCCCGCGACCAGGTACTCGAACGCCACGTCCGACTCGTCCAAGTAGAACCGCCGCCAGACGTCGCCGAACTCGATCGAGTCGTCGGCCGCCAACGCGTCGCTGAGCAGGTTCAGCTCACTGAGGTCGTTCGATTCGTCGTCGAGCCTGGTCGCCTGCAACCAGTTGTTGGCCGGGGCCATGAAGCTCGCCTCGGCCTCCTCGAACGCGCCGGCGCCGGAGGTCACCGAGTAGCCGCGCAGGTCGACCGGGCTGCCGGTCTCATTGACGATCCGCACCTCGTTGGTGTCGCGATCCACCACGAGCTTCAGGGCCAGGCCGCTGACCGGGTTCTCGCCGGTGAACACCTCGAGGTTGTCGAAGGCCCACCACCAGTCGTTGGCCGCGTCGAACAAGCGGAACTCGAGCGACACCTCGGTCGCCCCGTCGGGGATGCTGAAGTCATGCCCGCCGTTGAGCGTGTCGTCGATCAGCGAGATCAGCACCGCCTCGTTGGGGGCGTCGTCCTTGAAGAACGGGTTGGGGACCTCGTTCTCGTCCTCTTCCTGCGACTCGTACCGAAGCAGCTCGTACTGCGTGCCGAGCGAGTCGTTGAACGTGGCGGTGAGGCTCGCCTTCTGGTTGTCCTCCGGGCGCCACGAAGAGTTGAAGAAGATCTTCACGTCCTCGCCGCTGGGGGCGCCGCTCAGGTTGATCGCGGGGGTCAGCAGACGCGCGTCGTAGTCGCCGTAGTCCGAGGGGGAATCAACGCCGCTGAAATCCGGGAAGTCGTCCCACTCGTCCGGGTCGGCCACGGCTACAATGCCCGAGCCGCCGGTGAAGAACTGCCGGTCTTGCCCGCCGGCCGAGTCGACCCACCATTCTTTGCTAACAAAGCTCCAGCCCTCGTACTCCGCCACGCCAACGTTGGCGATCCCGTCGGTCGGAACCCCCGAATCATCGACGGTCCAGCCGGCGGGAGGGGTCTCGGTCCAAGCCTCGTTCGATCGGCGTTCCGACTCGAACGTGACCACCGGACCGAGCACGAGCGACTCGAAATTCTCCGAGAACAGACTCACCGACTGAGCCGAAGCGGCGTTCAGGGTGAGCAGCGTGATTAGCGCGGCGCCGGCGCCTAGGGCGAGCGACTTGAGCGACATGGCGTACAGTTCCTGGGTGGGAGGGAGGCCGTTGTTTGAGTGGCACACGCCAAATTGCGCGGCCGTCGGCGTCGTGAAGGCGGGTCGAAGTTTGCCGCGAGGAAAGCGGTGCGAGAGGGCCCGCCGTATGGGGCCGTTTCGCAGCGCCTCCGCCGATGGGCGGGGCGTCGTGGGGTCTGTCCAGCGTGAGGGGAGCGCCCCCGCCGGCCCTGGCGGCCGGCGGGGGACTGCTGCCCTGAGGTGTCGTTACGAGGCTGAGCCGTTGCGACGACGGCCCACCAGGCCGAGAGCCGCCAGCGAAACCAGCATCAGCGAGCTCGGCTCGGGAACGGCTCCAACGCGAACGTTGTCGATCGCCCACCACCAGTCATTCGTGCCGACGTACGAGAACGCGAAGGTCGCGGTCGAGGCGCCTTGAGGATCGACGACCAGCGAGACCTTCTCGCTAAGGGCGTCTTCCTTGAAGTAGTTCTCATCGCCGCCGCTCGACTCCCAGCGGAGGATCTCGACCGGGCCGGCGCCGAGGTCGACCGTCACGATGGCCGCTTGGCTGTCTTCCTCACGCCAGCTCGAGGCGAACTCGAGAACCAGCTGCTGCTCAGCGTCGAGGCCCGAGATGTCGATCGCGGGGGTCTCAAACATCGTCTGCATCTCGCCCTGCGACTCGGGGTCGCCGACGTCGTCCCAAACGTCGCCATCGGCGACCGCCACGGTGCCCTCGCCGTCGATGAAGTCGGCGCGGCCGCTGCCAAGCTCGCCCCAGAAGTCTTGCGAGGCGAAGCTCCAGCCCTCGAACTCGAAGGCGCCGAGGTCGTCGTCACCCTTGACGGGGTGCTCGAACTCGCGTCCCCAACCGGTCGGCTGGGCGCTCGTGTAGGCGTCGGCGATGGGGGCGGATTCGGCGTCGTCACCGGCACGCTTGACGATCGGGAAGCCGTCGCGCTCGTTGACGCTGTCACCGAGCGTCACGCCCTCGAAGTCTTCGAGGTAGGCGTTCACCGGCAGACCGCCGCCGTCGAGGCTGGCGACCTGCACGTTGTCGATCGCCCACCACCAGTCGTTGGCGGCGTTGGCGTAGTTGAAGACGATCTCCACCGAGCTGGCGCCCGACAGCTCCGGCGACAAAGCCGTGAACAGGTTGTAAGTGAGCACCTCGTCGACGTTGTCGCCCTTGAAGCTGGGGTTGGGCGTGGTCTCGGCCTCGTCCAGGAACTCCTGCGAGTCCCAGCTGTCGATCGGCATCAAGGTGCTGCCGTCTACCAGGGCGTAAATCTCGACCGACTGGTTGTTCGTGTCGTTAAAGGCGGGGTTCTTGTGGCCGTCGTCGAAGGCCTCGGCGCGCCAGCTGCTGTTGAACTGCAGTTGGATGCCGACCGTCGTGTCGACCGCCACGCTGCGGCTCTTCAGGCCCGAGTTGAAGTAGCCGCCGTTGACCGCGTCGTCCGGATCGCCGAGGTCGAAGTACTCGTCGCCGTCCACCACGGCAACGTTACCCGAGGCGCCGGCGAACAACTCGCGGTCCTGACCGCCCGCGGCCCGCACCCAGAAGTCCTTGTCGGCGAAGCTCCAGCCTTCCCATTCGTCGACGCCGTAGTCGGCTACGCCCTGGCCGGGGACGCCCGTGTTGCCCGAGGTGGGGGCGCCGAGGTACGTGCCGAGCGTGTTGTCGACGGCCCAGCCGGTCGGGCCGGTGTGCGTGAAGGCGTTGGGGATGGCCGAGGTGTTCGGGGCCGTGGCGAGCTCGGTGACGGGCGAGGCGATGGTCGCGCGACGCACGTTCACCGATTCGCCCAGCACGAGGCTCTCGAAGTCTTCTTCGAGCAAAACCGAGCTGAAATCAAACGCCCGGGCGTCGGCGGCGGCCGTCGCCGTCAGCGCTAGGCACAACAAAAACCAGTGTTGTCGCTTCATCAGACATTCCTTGGACGGGTTCGAAAGGGGTCGTGGTTCACGTGATGCGGCGCTCGGGAGCGAGCCGGCCGGAGGACTCTGTCGGTCCCCCGGCGCCGGCTCAGCACGATCGTTGCGACCCGCCAAGGGGTCCGATCTCCGACGCCTGACAGACTTTCCTTGCGCAATGTGAAGAACGCATGAGTCGCAGTGTCGAAATCCCGACAAGCAGGGAATCTTCACGGTTTCTGAACGTTAAATTTGACGCCATGCGCATCGCTCAAATCGATTCGACACTTGGCTTAACCCCCGCCGGTGGGCCCGACAGGATCTCTGCAGCCGCTGAACCCTTGGTTTGCCGCATGAAGGCGACGCAACTGAAAATCAGTCCCGCCGCCCCAATCGTGCCGAGCACGTAAGCGAGCATCCGCAAAAAATCCAACTCCGTGGCGCCGCGCACCGTGAGGTCTTTGCCGAGTTGCAACGCAACGCTGCCGGTGTAGCCAACCGCGTCGGCCAGATAGATGCCGAAGACGGCCGTGCCGACGAATCCGGTTTGTGCGATCACACGATCGAACAGCACAGAGCCGAACGGGACGTAAGCGAGGTAGGCGCCCAGGCCGATGAGCGTGACCCACCAGAAGCCACTGAGCAGCCCGAGGTCGAGCAACAGCGTCGCCGCGGCGACCATGACGAGCCCCAAGGTCATCACGCCGAACGTGGCGACCAGCCCGCGGCGGTTGTCGCTAATGCGGTAGAGCTGCGACAACACCGCCATCACCCCGAAGGCGACAAACAACTCGGCGTTGGAAACGATCGAGCGGTGGGCGTCGTACTGGTAGCCGAGCTGGGTGAAGATCTCGACCACGTAGTTGTCGCGGTAGTCGCGGAACGCCGTGAGCAGAAAATAGGCCGCGAGCGCGGCGCAAATGCCCGTGGCGTATCGACTTGCGAATCGACGCCGGGCCGCGTGCCCCATCGGCTCACGAGCCGTGCGGGCGCCCCGGTCGGCATCGGTCGGCTCGGGGATCTGCTCCAGCAACCAGGTCGACAACACGAACGGGGCCAAGAACAAAGCCCCGGTGACTGCCGGCATCCAGTACTCCCCGACCGGAGGCAGCGGGTTCGGCAGCGCCAGCCCCCAAGATTCGGGCGTTGGGAGCGGGAAGTCGGCGCCGGCCAGCACCGCCCGGCCGACATCCTTCACCACGCCGCTCGCGACGATGTAGGCGCAGCTCAGGCCGGTGAGCAGAAGCTCGGAAACCCGCCGCCCCTCGAGGTACAACACGACCAGCCCCCACACCATGCCCAGCGGCAGACCGTTGAGGAAGATCGCGGCGGCTTTCAGGTAGGGCGACCCGTTGGGGGCAAGCCCGAACAGCACGAGCGCCCCCTCGGCCGCCAGGATGAGGCCGATCAGCATCGCGAATCGCCAGCGGCGCCCGGTCTCTGAACAGACCCACACGCCGAGGTACTTCGAGAGGGCGTAGCCCAAGATCTGCGAGACGACCAGCAAGGTCTTCTGCTCGATCGGTTGCCCGAAGAACAGCGGCGCGTCGCCGACGAAGGAGGCCGCGGCGAACGGCTTGCGGAACGCGTACATGCAAAAGTACGCGCTGAACGCGGTGGCGATGGCGAACAGGTTCAGAACGCCGCCCGAACGCCGCTCGAGCCACCGAGTCACGGGTGATCTTGTGCGGTCCAAGGAATTGGGGATCGACTCCACATGCGGCCTTCGGTTTGTCTTGCTGATACGTGAGTCGCAAGAACCTATCGCCCTAACATGAAGAACCTGTGAATCCCACGATCTGGCGCAGAGCGTCAAACGAATTGCGCTCTCTGTGACTCGCGGCCGCGCCTTGGCTGATAGGCTTACGCCTTCGATCAAGCCGCACGTGTGTCTCGCTGCTGACGACGAGCCCCTCGATTAGCGGCATACTGACAAGCTATTTTTGATTCCCCTGCGAAAGGCGACGCCGCGAGATGGCCGAGACCGAACAATTGACCGCCGTGACCATCTCCGCCGAGGTGCTGCGGCTCTTCCGGGCTGGCGGGAACTCGCTCTACGGCGGCGAAGCGGTAACACAGCTCGAGCATGGTCTGCAGGCGGCCATGCTGGCCGAAGAAGAGGGCGCCTCGAGCGAGCTGATCGTGGCGGCGCTGGTGCACGACATCGGGCACCTGCTGCACGACCTGCCGGACGACGCCCCGGACCAAGGGGTCGACGACGCCCACGAACGGCTTGGCGCCGATTGGCTGGCCGACCGTTTCCCGCCCGAGGTGCTCGAACCGGTGCGACTGCACGTCGACTCGAAGCGTTACCTCTGCGCCACCGAGCCGGGCTACTACGAGGAGCTCAGCGAGCCTTCGCGGGTGAGCCTCGGCCTGCAGGGCGGCCCGATGAGCGAAGAAGAGTGCTTGGCGTTCCGCGCGGGCGAGCACTACGAGTCGGCCCTGCGGCTGCGGCGCTGGGACGACACGGCCAAGATCGACGGCCTCGAGACCCCCACTCTCGAGCATTACGCCGCTCACATCGAGCGTGTCGCCCTCGTGTCTGAATGAATATTGGCGCGGCCCCACGGGCCTTGGAGCAAGAGAACTGATCGGTCAGCGAGAAGGCGAGCGTTGCATGGCGGAGCGAGTGGCGGTTGTTGGCGCGGGCATTGTGGGTGTCGCCCACGCGTGGCGTGAAGCGGCGCGCGGGCGGAGCGTCACGCTCTTCGAACGCGACCCTCGCGCGCAGGGCGCCTCGGTCCGAAACTTTGGCATGGTCTGGCCGATCGGCCAGGCGCCCGAGTTGATCGACACTGCGCTCTCGAGCCGATCGCTGTGGCGTGAGTACCTCGACGCAACCGGCGCATGGGGCCACGAGCTCGGCTCGCTACACGTCGCCAACCAGCAGGACGAGCTGCGGGTCCTCGAGGAGTTTGCCGCAGCGGGCCCCGACCTGGGATACGACTGCCGTATGCTCAGCGCCGCGGAGGCGCGACGCGCATCGCCGGCACTCGACCACGAAGCCACGCTCGGCGCGTTGGCCAGCCCGACCGAGATCGGTGTCGACCCACGCGAGGCGATTGCGGTAGCCCCGGCGTGGCTCGCCGAGCGCTACGGCGTTGAGCTCGAGTTCGGCGCGACGGTCGTCGACATCGACATGCCGCGGCTGCAAACCGCCGACGGGCGCCGCTGGGAGTACGACCGGGTGGTGGTCGCTTCGGGCGCCGACTTCGCCACGCTCTACCCCGATGCGTTCGCCACGGCCAGCCTGCTGAAGTGCAAGCTGCAGATGATGCGCACCGGCGCCCAGCCCGAAGGGTGGCGCCTCGGCCCGATGCTCGCCAGCGGCCTGACGTTGCGGCACTACCCCACGTTCTCAATCTGCCCCGGGCTCGCCGCGCTCAAAGAGCGTATCGCAAGCGAGACGCCCGAACTCGACAAGCACGGCATCCACGTGATGGCCGCGCAGAACGGCCTCGGCGAAGTGGTGCTCGGCGACTCGCACGAGTACGGCGGCTCGGCCGAGCCGTTCGACAACGAAGAAATCACCCGGCTGATGCTCCGTGAGCTGCGTAAGATTTTCGCTCTGCCCGATTGGGACCTGGCGGCGCGGTGGCACGGCGTGTACGCGTGGCGATCGGCGGGCGGGGTCGAGTTCGAGCACAAGCCGGCCCCCGGGGTCACGATTGCCCTGGTCAACGGCGGCTGCGGCATGACGATGGCCTTTGGTCTCGCCGAGCGGCGCGTGGCGCGCGGCGCCCCGGTCGGTCCGAAACAGCCGGCTTTCTTGAAGTCACGAACGACAGAGGCGATCCATGATTGAGGTTGAACCCCGGCGGCTACAAGACTCGGAGCCCCTCACGCTGCGGGCGGTCGTGCTCGACTGGGCCGGCACCACGGTCGACTACGGCAGCCGCGCGCCGATCACCGCCATCCTGGCGGCGTTCGACGAGGCGGGCTTCCCCGTGACCGAGGCCGAGGCCCGCCAACCGATGGGCCGCGCCAAGCGTGACCACCTGCAGACGCTGCTCGCGATTCCCGAGGTCGCCGCCCGCTGGCGCGACGCGAAGGGGCGCCCGTCGGAAGAGTCGGACATCGATTACCTGTACGAGAACTTCTTGCGGGTTCAGGCGGGCTGCGTCGCCGAGCACTCGGGTCTGATCCCTGGCTGCCTCGAGGCGATCGCATCGTGTCGGGAAATGGGTCTGAAGATCGGCTCGAGCACGGGCTACACCCGCGAGTTGCTCGCCGCCGTGGCGGAGCGCGCCTGCGGGGAGGGCTACACGCCGGACGTGATGCTCTCGGCTGACGATGTGTCGCCCGGTCGCCCGGCGCCGTGGCTCTGCGTGGAAAACGCGCGTCGGCTGGGTGTTTATCCGATGGCGTCGGTCGTCAAGGTGGACGACACGCCGGCCGGAGTCGCCGCCGGCCGCAACGCCGGCGCATGGAGCGTGGGTGTTGTCCAGAGCGGCAACGAGGTGGGGCTCACGCTCGAGGCCTTCGACGCTCTGGCGCCCGAAAGACGTGAGGCTGCGGTAGTGCAGGCTTGTGAACGACTCACCAAAGCCGGCGCGCACTTCCTCATCGACACGATCGCCGAGCTGCCCGCGGTGGTCGAGCGCATCAACGAGAAGCTCGTCCAGGGCGAACGCCCGTAAGCTCCAACGCCGAGCGGCTCACGCCAACTGCGGGAGCACCACCCGGTCGAGGGCGCCGCCGAGCAGGGCCAAGAACTCGTCGCAGTCCGCCTCGTTGTGGGCGATCGACAGGTAGAGCTTGGTGCCCATCGGGTTGAGGAACACGCCACTGCGGAACAGCTCGAGCATCAGCTCGCGGGCGACCTGCTTGTGCTCATGGCGGCTCGTGCGGTAGTCGCGCGGAGCCTGCGACGTGAAGGCGATCTGGGCGAGCGGGCCCTCGCCGATCACGCGTGCGTCGATCTCCCGCTCGACCAGCAGGTCACGCATCCCCTGCCGCAGGTAGCGGCCGAGCCCGTGCAGGCGTTCGTACACTCCCGGCTCGGAGAGCAGGTCCAGCGTCACGAGCGCCGCGGTGGCGGAGAGCGGGTTGCCGCCCAGCGTCGAGGCGGTCCAGACGTAAGTCTCGCCGGTGTTGCGGTCTTCGCGGGTCAGGCTCATCAGGTCGGCGGAGCCGCCGAACGCGCCGATCGGCATGCCGCCGCCGAGCGCCTTGCCGTACGCCACGAGGTCGGGGACGACGCCGTAGTGATCCTGGGCCCCGCCGAGGGCGAGCCGGAAGCCGGTGACCACCTCGTCGAACACGAGCAGCACGCCGTGGCGGCTCGTCGCCTCGCGGAGCGCCTCAAGAAAGCCCGGCTCGGGCGGCAGGCAGCGTTGCAGCGGCTCAACGATCACGGCGGCCAGCTCGCCCGCATGCTCGGCGATCAGCGCGGCGGTCCGCTCGGCGTCGTTGAAAGGGGCCACGAGCACGCCGCCGTCCAGGTGCGTGGTCAGGCCGTCGCACGACGGCTCGGCCTCGGGGTAGGGCAGGTCGGCCTGCGGGAACA encodes the following:
- a CDS encoding PEP-CTERM sorting domain-containing protein, which translates into the protein MKRQHWFLLCLALTATAAADARAFDFSSVLLEEDFESLVLGESVNVRRATIASPVTELATAPNTSAIPNAFTHTGPTGWAVDNTLGTYLGAPTSGNTGVPGQGVADYGVDEWEGWSFADKDFWVRAAGGQDRELFAGASGNVAVVDGDEYFDLGDPDDAVNGGYFNSGLKSRSVAVDTTVGIQLQFNSSWRAEAFDDGHKNPAFNDTNNQSVEIYALVDGSTLMPIDSWDSQEFLDEAETTPNPSFKGDNVDEVLTYNLFTALSPELSGASSVEIVFNYANAANDWWWAIDNVQVASLDGGGLPVNAYLEDFEGVTLGDSVNERDGFPIVKRAGDDAESAPIADAYTSAQPTGWGREFEHPVKGDDDLGAFEFEGWSFASQDFWGELGSGRADFIDGEGTVAVADGDVWDDVGDPESQGEMQTMFETPAIDISGLDAEQQLVLEFASSWREEDSQAAIVTVDLGAGPVEILRWESSGGDENYFKEDALSEKVSLVVDPQGASTATFAFSYVGTNDWWWAIDNVRVGAVPEPSSLMLVSLAALGLVGRRRNGSAS
- a CDS encoding phosphonate degradation HD-domain oxygenase, whose product is MAETEQLTAVTISAEVLRLFRAGGNSLYGGEAVTQLEHGLQAAMLAEEEGASSELIVAALVHDIGHLLHDLPDDAPDQGVDDAHERLGADWLADRFPPEVLEPVRLHVDSKRYLCATEPGYYEELSEPSRVSLGLQGGPMSEEECLAFRAGEHYESALRLRRWDDTAKIDGLETPTLEHYAAHIERVALVSE
- a CDS encoding PEP-CTERM sorting domain-containing protein, whose amino-acid sequence is MSLKSLALGAGAALITLLTLNAASAQSVSLFSENFESLVLGPVVTFESERRSNEAWTETPPAGWTVDDSGVPTDGIANVGVAEYEGWSFVSKEWWVDSAGGQDRQFFTGGSGIVAVADPDEWDDFPDFSGVDSPSDYGDYDARLLTPAINLSGAPSGEDVKIFFNSSWRPEDNQKASLTATFNDSLGTQYELLRYESQEEDENEVPNPFFKDDAPNEAVLISLIDDTLNGGHDFSIPDGATEVSLEFRLFDAANDWWWAFDNLEVFTGENPVSGLALKLVVDRDTNEVRIVNETGSPVDLRGYSVTSGAGAFEEAEASFMAPANNWLQATRLDDESNDLSELNLLSDALAADDSIEFGDVWRRFYLDESDVAFEYLVAGSDEPIPGLVEFIGNEQENDEGVIEPTSYEFLDLNYDSKIDLLDWEKFKTGFGKSMLGKTRAERYALGDLNDDERHDSLDFQQFQSSFDAANGEGAFAAALSAPEPGALVLALFAVAAVLAPRGLRRAAPLAAVLAIACCCGTASAQLKLYEEDFESAVLGAFQEEDVDGDEVWTNTFTNPIYGAWNNTNANDDVPGVGPAYAGVDPKTDGISDWADWAFVDKAAWFEADDQGRSDFTRGSGVVMVADPDEWDDTDPDPLLIADPNLPQRDDIAQGFTPDDLYDAFVTTPTISIPAGTPAGRIKLSFDSSWRGNEFEDDLDENNNQTAHVNVSFDGGLFQEVFRRESDPDSPTYDPSQENERVSGIDLMYDGSATELQLEFGMTGAWNDWWWAIDNISVAVPSNPLKLRINTYNGEGFLEADDSITTAIEYLGVESENGVLRGDLATGLAGADLDPADGPDAGATAGDSEGEQWESLSDAETSDHLFADAFLFGDTAFADETSTTPGVVNSAPLGVIFDTLTSPEDRDVRFSYLLDTGDLVEVAPEDVEYFYDASAGLAGDYNNDGSVDAADFTVWRDNLGDPNENALSNNGDGQNGVDIADYDRWVQNYGARAAVSGPSSAVPEPGSAALLALAATALAAVRRRATPVVVAAAALAGVAAPQAEAQVTLDRDYTFGDDSRENATAGGVVGQNSPGGISIDSAGDTGMNQIISLLPQGPVPTIGVPKYVAVSDRPDMLAGSNAPASSGLGIALNPSGPGSAFSKQYLHTGYREALNYPQYSPSSVYEQGGTINYDLISDRGFQLWVKPTAIDTGEEAHIVMDTNQHGVMINTDGEFAMRYAYDRERIEALATLNGQPASDFENVFDYPSGVTAEVGQWTHLSVVREFGPGSGSILYINGVATAAALGKYNIEEDVTSDEPAPDPGGLDVSPLVVGANTGSPAYGNDHFFYGVVDDLEMFVMGQNADNLFPDYVFENDNGYAAAFKPTTAGDLDGDDDVTLADAHLFAANWMSVKELEWTDAYNVEQTFVVGDLETRGMGDFNYDGRVDLSDWAILHNASPSTATAAARLIAGQLVPEPGSLSLLLAGLAAAGRRRRREAGRTGEATPLRV
- a CDS encoding TIGR03364 family FAD-dependent oxidoreductase, producing the protein MAERVAVVGAGIVGVAHAWREAARGRSVTLFERDPRAQGASVRNFGMVWPIGQAPELIDTALSSRSLWREYLDATGAWGHELGSLHVANQQDELRVLEEFAAAGPDLGYDCRMLSAAEARRASPALDHEATLGALASPTEIGVDPREAIAVAPAWLAERYGVELEFGATVVDIDMPRLQTADGRRWEYDRVVVASGADFATLYPDAFATASLLKCKLQMMRTGAQPEGWRLGPMLASGLTLRHYPTFSICPGLAALKERIASETPELDKHGIHVMAAQNGLGEVVLGDSHEYGGSAEPFDNEEITRLMLRELRKIFALPDWDLAARWHGVYAWRSAGGVEFEHKPAPGVTIALVNGGCGMTMAFGLAERRVARGAPVGPKQPAFLKSRTTEAIHD
- a CDS encoding DUF5690 family protein — its product is MTRWLERRSGGVLNLFAIATAFSAYFCMYAFRKPFAAASFVGDAPLFFGQPIEQKTLLVVSQILGYALSKYLGVWVCSETGRRWRFAMLIGLILAAEGALVLFGLAPNGSPYLKAAAIFLNGLPLGMVWGLVVLYLEGRRVSELLLTGLSCAYIVASGVVKDVGRAVLAGADFPLPTPESWGLALPNPLPPVGEYWMPAVTGALFLAPFVLSTWLLEQIPEPTDADRGARTAREPMGHAARRRFASRYATGICAALAAYFLLTAFRDYRDNYVVEIFTQLGYQYDAHRSIVSNAELFVAFGVMAVLSQLYRISDNRRGLVATFGVMTLGLVMVAAATLLLDLGLLSGFWWVTLIGLGAYLAYVPFGSVLFDRVIAQTGFVGTAVFGIYLADAVGYTGSVALQLGKDLTVRGATELDFLRMLAYVLGTIGAAGLIFSCVAFMRQTKGSAAAEILSGPPAGVKPSVESI